The following proteins come from a genomic window of Gammaproteobacteria bacterium:
- a CDS encoding Fe-S oxidoreductase, which produces MSKRQEGGLQAPTRHPIDWQNPEFYDETKLNEELERVFDICHGCRRCVSLCETFPTLFDLVDNSETMEVDGVAKSDYHKVVEQCYLCDLCYLTKCPYVPPHEWNVDFPHLMLRAKAVKFKKQGASLRDKLLSSTDNVGKLATIPVVVDMVNAANRTPSVRKVMEKTIGVHTKARLPRYESPPLRRRIQNDLGDRAVPAGRTSGKVVLFSTCYANYNNPSIGEDLVAVLRHNNIPVRLPDEERCCGMPKLELGDLESVAKAKEINVPELVKWIEQGWDIIAPVPSCVLMFKQELPLMFPDDPDVAKVRDHIYDPFEYLMLRHKHGKLNTEFRHSLGKVAYHAPCHQRVQRIGPKTMEFLQLVPDTEIINIERCSGHDGTYAVKREFHDNAMKIGRPVFRKIKQAAPDHYCSDCAMAAEHIANGLGDGSEPKHPIQLARQAYGI; this is translated from the coding sequence ATGAGCAAGCGTCAAGAAGGTGGACTACAAGCGCCGACACGACATCCGATCGACTGGCAAAATCCAGAGTTTTATGACGAAACTAAATTAAATGAGGAACTGGAGCGCGTTTTCGACATATGCCATGGCTGTCGTCGATGCGTGAGCCTTTGTGAAACCTTTCCCACCCTCTTTGATCTTGTGGACAATTCGGAAACGATGGAGGTCGATGGCGTTGCCAAGTCCGACTACCACAAAGTGGTCGAGCAATGTTACCTATGCGACCTCTGTTATTTAACCAAATGTCCGTACGTGCCACCACACGAATGGAATGTCGACTTCCCACATTTGATGCTACGTGCCAAAGCGGTCAAATTTAAAAAACAGGGCGCTTCATTGCGTGATAAATTGCTATCAAGCACCGATAATGTCGGCAAACTTGCAACCATTCCTGTCGTAGTCGACATGGTCAATGCTGCCAATCGAACACCGAGTGTTCGTAAAGTCATGGAAAAGACGATTGGCGTGCATACCAAAGCCCGTCTGCCGCGATATGAGTCTCCCCCACTTCGCCGTCGTATCCAAAACGATTTAGGTGACCGCGCCGTTCCAGCTGGCCGCACCTCAGGCAAAGTTGTACTTTTCTCAACCTGTTACGCCAACTATAACAACCCGAGCATCGGTGAAGATCTGGTTGCCGTACTTCGCCACAACAATATCCCGGTCAGATTGCCAGACGAAGAACGATGTTGCGGCATGCCAAAACTTGAATTGGGTGATCTGGAAAGTGTGGCCAAAGCTAAGGAAATCAACGTTCCAGAATTGGTCAAGTGGATCGAACAAGGATGGGACATCATAGCGCCCGTGCCTTCTTGTGTGCTCATGTTCAAACAGGAGCTGCCATTAATGTTCCCGGATGATCCAGATGTGGCCAAGGTGCGTGATCATATTTACGACCCATTCGAGTACCTGATGCTTCGTCACAAGCATGGCAAGTTAAACACTGAGTTTCGTCATTCACTGGGGAAAGTGGCCTATCATGCCCCATGTCATCAGCGAGTGCAGAGAATCGGGCCAAAGACAATGGAATTCCTGCAACTCGTGCCAGACACCGAGATCATCAATATTGAACGCTGTTCAGGTCATGATGGCACCTATGCGGTGAAACGTGAATTCCACGACAATGCTATGAAAATCGGCCGACCAGTCTTCCGCAAAATCAAGCAAGCAGCGCCTGATCACTACTGTAGCGACTGTGCGATGGCCGCCGAGCATATCGCAAATGG